A window from Solanum stenotomum isolate F172 chromosome 7, ASM1918654v1, whole genome shotgun sequence encodes these proteins:
- the LOC125870848 gene encoding FT-interacting protein 4 codes for MNNGKEKLVVEVVAAHNLIPKDGEGSSSPFVEVEFENQRQRTQVKMRDLNPVWNEKLVFHVNDAADLPYRTIEVNVFNEKRSNTSRNFLGRARISGSSIAKEGEEIAQLYTLDKRSLFSHVRGELSLKIYLSTTEQVKQVITDKGNAGGGGAVSSGAPNAKKNKKLQQQQQTNGTNMVVQMGQENKVNFQNQNHSKPVESVPGDIKPVVITSVPGPIIPAGTGGGGHGGGGVGLYTSGQGEFSLKETSPHLGGKDKTSSTYDLVEQMQYLYVRVVKAKDFSVFGVGGGGELVAEVKLGNYRGITKRVFSNHAEWDQVFAFSKDSVQSSVVEIFVKENNKDDFLGRVWFDLNEVPKRVPPDSQLAPQWYRMEDKKGDKSKGGELMVAIWFGTQADEAFAEAWHSKAANVHFDGLCSIKSKVYLSPKLWYLRVGVIEAQDIVMGEKGSSIMRYPELFAKVQVGNQVLRTRVSPPAATRSLTNPFWNEDLMFVVAEPFEDFLLVSIEDRLAPNREEVVARVLLPVSSLERRLNEKPVTSRWFNLDTHLSNANDPKAVVRFASRIHLRASLDGGYHVLDEATMYSSDVRPTAKQLWKPHIGVLEVGVLGATNLVPMKMKEGKGGSVDAYCVAKYGQKWVRTRTVVDSLSPKWNEQYTWEVFDPCTVITIGVFDNSRVDKNMANPAAGNRDSRIGKVRIRLSTLESDRVYTHAYPLLMLHPSGVKKMGELHLAVRFSCANMVNMLHMYTMPLLPKMHYVQPLSVSQLDSLRHQAMNVVATRLSRSEPPLGRDVVEYMLDHDSHMWSMRKSKANFFRLTNVVSWFVIMSRFLESARNWHKPVHSALALIAFTILVLVPELIIPCVLLNLAAVGLWRYRSRPRHPPHMDTRLSYAESVYPDELDEEFDSFPTSRNAEIVRMRYDRLRSVAGRIQTVVGDMATQGERFQALLSWRDPRATFLFVIFCFFAAFGFYLVPIKWVVALWGLYYLRPPRFRNRLPSSAVCFLKRLPTRADSML; via the exons ATGAACAATGGTAAAGAAAAATTGGTTGTAGAAGTGGTGGCAGCACATAACTTGATCCCAAAAGATGGTGAAGGTTCATCATCACCATTTGTAGAAGTTGAGTTTGAGAATCAGAGACAAAGAACACAAGTAAAAATGAGGGATTTAAACCCTGTATGGAATGAAAAGCTTGTTTTTCATGTGAATGATGCTGCTGATCTTCCTTATCGAACGATTGAAGTGAATGTTTTTAACGAGAAAAGGTCGAACACAAGCAGAAAttttctgggtcgagctcggaTTTCTGGGTCAAGCATTGCTAAAGAAGGGGAAGAAATAGCGCAGCTTTATACACTTGATAAAAGGAGTCTTTTTTCTCATGTACGTggtgagttgagtttgaagatttATTTATCTACAACAGAGCAAGTGAAACAAGTTATAACTGATAAGGGTAATGCTGGTGGTGGAGGGGCGGTGTCTTCTGGTGCTCCAAATGCtaagaagaacaagaaattgCAGCAGCAGCAACAGACAAATGGAACTAACATGGTGGTTCAAATGGGTCAAGAAAATAAG GTAAACTTTCAAAACCAGAACCATTCAAAGCCAGTGGAGTCAGTTCCAGGTGACATTAAGCCTGTTGTTATTACTAGTGTTCCTGGACCTATTATTCCGGCTGGGACTGGTGGAGGTGGTCATGGTGGTGGTGGGGTTGGTTTGTACACTTCTGGGCAAGGTGAGTTTTCTCTGAAAGAAACAAGTCCACATCTTGGTGGTAAGGACAAGACTAGCTCAACATATGACTTGGTGGAACAAATGCAGTATTTGTATGTTAGAGTTGTAAAGGCTAAGGATTTTTCTGTTTTTGGTGTTGGGGGTGGTGGTGAGCTTGTAGCTGAGGTGAAACTTGGTAACTATAGAGGAATTACTAAAAGGGTTTTTTCAAATCATGCTGAATGGGACCAAGTTTTTGCCTTTTCAAAAGATAGTGTACAGTCCTCTGTGGTGGAGATCTTTGTGAAGGAAAATAACAAAGATGACTTCTTGGGTcgtgtttggtttgatttgaatGAGGTACCTAAACGAGTTCCGCCCGATAGTCAGTTGGCTCCACAATGGTATAGAATGGAAGACAAGAAAGGTGATAAGTCTAAAGGTGGTGAACTTATGGTTGCCATATGGTTTGGTACTCAAGCTGATGAAGCCTTTGCTGAGGCTTGGCATTCTAAAGCAGCAAATGTGCATTTTGATGGTTTGTGTTCTATCAAGTCTAAAGTGTATCTGTCACCTAAGCTTTGGTATTTACGTGTTGGGGTTATTGAAGCTCAAGATATTGTTATGGGGGAGAAAGGGTCATCAATTATGAGATACCCTGAACTTTTTGCTAAAGTTCAAGTTGGGAATCAGGTTCTGAGGACTAGAGTTTCTCCGCCTGCTGCTACTAGAAGCCTTACAAATCCTTTCTGGAATGAGGACTTAATGTTTGTGGTTGCTGAGCCATTTGAAGACTTCTTGCTTGTTTCGATTGAGGATAGACTTGCTCCCAACAGAGAGGAAGTTGTGGCGAGGGTTCTTTTGCCTGTTTCAAGCCTAGAAAGGCGACTAAATGAGAAGCCAGTGACTTCGAGGTGGTTCAATCTTGATACTCATTTGAGCAATGCAAATGATCCCAAAGCTGTGGTTAGATTTGCCTCGCGGATTCACCTCCGTGCTTCACTTGATGGAGGTTACCATGTGCTTGATGAGGCAACAATGTACAGCAGTGATGTTAGGCCGACAGCAAAACAGTTGTGGAAGCCCCACATTGGAGTTCTCGAGGTTGGGGTTTTGGGAGCTACCAATCTCGTGccaatgaaaatgaaagaaggCAAGGGTGGCTCTGTAGATGCGTATTGTGTTGCAAAGTATGGGCAGAAATGGGTCCGAACTAGGACAGTGGTGGACAGCTTATCTCCTAAATGGAATGAGCAATATACTTGGGAAGTCTTTGACCCTTGCACTGTCATCACTATTGGGGTGTTTGATAATTCTCGTGTAGACAAGAATATGGCTAACCCTGCGGCTGGAAATCGGGACTCTCGGATAGGGAAGGTTAGGATCAGGCTATCAACTCTTGAATCAGATAGAGTTTATACTCATGCATATCCACTTTTGATGCTGCATCCTTCTGGGGTGAAAAAAATGGGGGAGCTTCATTTGGCTGTCCGGTTTTCATGTGCTAACATGGTGAATATGCTTCATATGTATACAATGCCTTTGCTTCCAAAGATGCATTATGTTCAGCCCTTGTCTGTAAGTCAGTTGGACAGCTTGAGGCACCAGGCTATGAATGTGGTGGCAACAAGACTTAGTCGATCTGAGCCACCTTTGGGAAGAGACGTGGTGGAGTACATGCTCGATCATGATTCTCATATGTGGAGCATGAGAAAGAGCAAAGCAAATTTCTTTAGGCTAACAAATGTGGTTTCTTGGTTTGTTATTATGAGCAGGTTTCTAGAGTCTGCGCGCAACTGGCATAAGCCAGTGCACTCTGCATTAGCACTGATTGCCTTTACCATTCTTGTATTGGTGCCCGAGCTCATCATCCCTTGTGTACTACTCAACTTGGCTGCAGTAGGACTATGGCGTTACAGGTCACGCCCACGCCACCCTCCCCACATGGACACTCGACTCTCATATGCAGAGAGCGTTTATCCAGATGAACTAGACGAGGAGTTCGATTCATTCCCTACCAGCAGAAATGCAGAAATCGTTCGAATGAGATATGATAGACTGAGGAGTGTGGCTGGTAGGATTCAAACTGTGGTTGGTGATATGGCAACTCAAGGGGAAAGATTCCAGGCATTGTTAAGCTGGAGGGATCCAAGAGCAACATTCTTGTTTGTAATATTCTGCTTCTTTGCTGCCTTTGGCTTCTACTTGGTGCCAATCAAATGGGTTGTGGCTCTTTGGGGTTTGTATTATTTGAGACCGCCAAGGTTCAGGAACAGGTTGCCATCTAGTGCTGTATGTTTCTTGAAGAGGCTGCCTACCAGGGCAGATAGCATGTTGTAA